One window of the Candidatus Microbacterium colombiense genome contains the following:
- a CDS encoding sugar ABC transporter permease has product MTTEIIAAPGAAGIRRREKRDWRGWAFVGPFMIVFALVFLTPLAYALYLSFFQEKLIGGTSFVGFDNYVRALSDGQFWEAFGRVILFLVVQVPIMLVLALGAALALDSARLRGASFFRILIFLPYAVPAVVAVLMWGYIYGDQFGLTSNVNDFLGSDLITPFAKEWILASIGNIVTWQFVGYNMLIFYSSLKTIPTDMYEAASLDGAGAWRTIFSIKIPSVRGALVIATIFSIIGSFQLFNEPNILRPLAPNVITTYFTPNMYAYNLSFAGQQFNYAATIAIIMGVITAVIAYVVQLRGSKSEVR; this is encoded by the coding sequence ATGACGACTGAAATCATTGCGGCCCCTGGCGCCGCCGGCATCCGCCGCCGGGAGAAGCGCGACTGGCGCGGATGGGCCTTCGTCGGCCCGTTCATGATCGTGTTCGCCCTGGTGTTCCTGACGCCGCTCGCCTACGCCCTGTACCTCAGCTTCTTCCAGGAGAAGCTGATCGGAGGCACGTCGTTCGTCGGCTTCGACAACTACGTGCGCGCACTCAGCGACGGACAGTTCTGGGAGGCCTTCGGGCGCGTGATCCTGTTCCTGGTCGTGCAGGTCCCGATCATGCTCGTCCTCGCCCTGGGCGCTGCGCTCGCGCTCGACAGCGCGCGGCTCCGCGGCGCGTCGTTCTTCCGCATCCTGATCTTCCTCCCCTATGCGGTGCCCGCCGTCGTCGCGGTGCTCATGTGGGGCTACATCTACGGGGACCAGTTCGGGCTCACCTCGAACGTGAACGACTTCCTCGGCAGCGACCTGATCACGCCGTTCGCCAAGGAGTGGATCCTCGCCTCGATCGGCAACATCGTCACCTGGCAGTTCGTCGGCTACAACATGCTGATCTTCTACTCGTCACTCAAGACGATCCCGACCGACATGTACGAGGCGGCCTCCCTCGACGGCGCCGGTGCCTGGCGCACGATCTTCTCCATCAAGATCCCCTCCGTGCGCGGAGCCCTCGTGATCGCCACGATCTTCTCGATCATCGGCAGCTTCCAGCTGTTCAACGAGCCCAACATCCTGCGACCCCTGGCACCGAACGTGATCACGACGTACTTCACCCCGAACATGTACGCCTACAACCTCTCGTTCGCCGGACAGCAGTTCAACTACGCCGCCACGATCGCCATCATCATGGGCGTCATCACGGCCGTGATCGCCTACGTCGTGCAGCTGCGCGGCTCCAAGTCGGAGGTGCGCTGA
- a CDS encoding LacI family DNA-binding transcriptional regulator, with translation MEDVAREAGVSGQTVSRVVNARGYVGAATRERVEQAMQHLGYRPNSAARALRSGRFRAIGVIMFSFSSYGNQRTLDAIAVRASQMGYALTLIPVESSAIETVAGAFRRIEEHAVDGIIIVIEAHQLDEAEVEIPEGLPVVLVDSNRGTTHPFVDTDQGQGARLATEHLLDLGHETVWHVTGPAKSYSAERRREAWSSTLEARGKRVPEVLPGDWSAESGYLAGTTLRERDDVTAVFAANDQMAIGVVRAFREVGRDIPGDVSVVGFDGLPDAAQLWPPLTTVQQHPERVGALAVDALLVELDGGEPPRTPLVQTELVVRGSTAPPRG, from the coding sequence ATGGAGGATGTGGCGCGCGAAGCGGGTGTGTCGGGCCAGACGGTGTCGCGGGTCGTGAACGCCCGCGGATACGTGGGAGCGGCGACTCGGGAGCGCGTCGAGCAGGCCATGCAGCACCTCGGGTACCGTCCCAACAGTGCCGCCCGCGCCCTGCGCTCCGGCCGCTTCCGGGCCATCGGCGTGATCATGTTCTCGTTCAGCTCCTACGGCAACCAGCGCACGCTCGACGCGATCGCCGTGCGTGCCTCGCAGATGGGCTACGCCCTCACCCTGATCCCGGTCGAGTCGAGTGCGATCGAGACTGTCGCCGGAGCCTTCCGCCGCATCGAGGAGCACGCGGTCGACGGCATCATCATCGTGATCGAGGCGCATCAGCTCGACGAGGCGGAGGTCGAGATCCCCGAGGGGCTGCCGGTCGTGCTCGTCGACTCGAACCGCGGCACCACGCATCCCTTCGTCGACACCGATCAGGGCCAGGGCGCCCGACTGGCGACGGAACACCTGCTCGACCTCGGGCATGAGACCGTGTGGCACGTGACCGGGCCGGCGAAGTCGTACTCGGCTGAGCGACGTCGTGAGGCCTGGAGCTCGACCCTCGAGGCCAGGGGCAAGCGGGTGCCCGAGGTGCTGCCGGGGGACTGGAGCGCGGAGTCGGGATACCTCGCCGGCACCACGCTGCGGGAGCGCGACGACGTGACGGCGGTGTTCGCTGCGAACGACCAGATGGCCATCGGGGTGGTGCGCGCCTTCCGCGAGGTCGGCCGCGACATCCCGGGCGATGTCAGCGTCGTCGGCTTCGACGGCTTGCCGGATGCCGCTCAGCTGTGGCCGCCGCTCACCACCGTGCAGCAGCATCCGGAGCGCGTCGGCGCGCTCGCCGTCGATGCGCTGCTGGTCGAGCTCGATGGAGGGGAGCCGCCGCGCACGCCCCTCGTGCAGACCGAGCTCGTGGTGCGGGGGAGTACGGCACCGCCCCGCGGCTGA
- a CDS encoding IclR family transcriptional regulator → MTPTTTPSAPRRNSSGLGRDIEILELLGTDEALRSGGLGVSQVAQATGRDKAVVSRTLATMAESGLVERDDDTLRYLLGHRLYALAAHTASTTLVHASRSILRRLVQSTRETSHLCVLRGGNVLTLLSELSPHDVRTTGWAGTTTAAWRTPSGRSLLSDWDDESLARWYEDHGKDQPLVGRFDQADPSVFPVLDAPPAGNAPVTDLDSLLTELARIREQGYALSDEELEFGVVAASAPITDFTGRVVAAINVSAPKARIGHRLDALGAFVSRAARELSSRLGSTGSSSTGA, encoded by the coding sequence GTGACCCCCACGACCACGCCTTCTGCTCCTCGCCGCAACTCCTCCGGCCTCGGCCGGGACATCGAGATCCTCGAGCTCCTCGGCACCGACGAGGCGCTGCGCTCCGGCGGGCTCGGCGTCTCCCAGGTCGCCCAGGCGACCGGCCGTGACAAGGCGGTGGTCTCGCGCACGCTCGCGACGATGGCGGAGAGCGGTCTCGTCGAACGTGACGACGACACGCTGCGCTACCTGCTCGGCCACCGCCTGTACGCCCTCGCGGCCCACACGGCGAGCACCACTCTCGTTCACGCGTCGCGGAGCATCCTGCGCAGACTCGTGCAGTCCACGCGGGAGACGAGCCACCTGTGCGTCCTGCGCGGCGGCAACGTGCTGACCCTGCTGAGCGAGCTGAGCCCCCACGATGTGCGCACGACCGGGTGGGCGGGCACCACCACCGCCGCGTGGCGCACCCCGTCCGGTCGATCACTGCTCAGCGATTGGGACGACGAATCATTGGCCCGCTGGTACGAGGACCACGGCAAGGACCAGCCCCTCGTCGGGCGGTTCGATCAAGCCGACCCGTCGGTGTTCCCGGTCCTGGACGCCCCGCCAGCCGGGAACGCCCCCGTGACGGATCTCGACAGCCTTCTCACCGAGCTCGCGCGCATCAGGGAACAGGGATACGCACTGTCCGACGAGGAGCTCGAGTTCGGGGTCGTCGCGGCATCCGCCCCCATCACCGACTTCACCGGGCGCGTGGTCGCGGCCATCAACGTCAGCGCCCCCAAGGCGCGGATCGGGCATCGGCTCGACGCGCTCGGGGCGTTCGTGTCACGGGCGGCTCGCGAGCTGTCATCGCGACTCGGGTCGACAGGATCGAGCTCCACCGGAGCCTGA
- a CDS encoding ABC transporter permease, giving the protein MTGFNWEDLMAFLTRRFDDILELTRDHLVVVLISLVLAAIIGIGLGMLVRNNQIARTSVLTAAAVAITIPSLALLALLSPVLGLGWLPTVVALVFYSLLPVVRNTVVGLREVPVSVLESARGMGLSPARVLFTVQLPIAWPVIMTGIRVAAQLTVGIAAIAAYVAGPGLGEYIFKGLSSLGSKNALNYALTGTVAVIILALVLDGILVLIARLTTSRGLRA; this is encoded by the coding sequence TTGACCGGATTCAACTGGGAAGACCTCATGGCCTTCCTCACACGTCGCTTCGACGACATCCTCGAGCTCACCCGCGATCACCTCGTGGTCGTGCTGATCTCGCTGGTGCTCGCGGCGATCATCGGCATCGGCCTCGGCATGCTCGTGCGCAACAACCAGATCGCCCGCACCAGCGTCCTGACCGCCGCCGCCGTCGCGATCACCATCCCTTCGCTCGCACTGCTGGCGCTGCTCAGTCCCGTTCTCGGGCTCGGCTGGCTCCCGACCGTCGTCGCACTCGTCTTCTACTCGCTGCTGCCGGTCGTCCGCAACACGGTCGTCGGTCTCCGCGAAGTCCCCGTGTCGGTGCTCGAATCGGCGCGCGGAATGGGACTCAGCCCGGCCCGGGTGCTCTTCACCGTGCAGCTGCCGATCGCGTGGCCGGTGATCATGACCGGCATCCGCGTCGCCGCGCAGCTCACCGTCGGCATCGCGGCCATCGCGGCATACGTCGCCGGCCCCGGTCTCGGCGAGTACATCTTCAAGGGACTCTCCTCGCTCGGTTCGAAGAACGCCCTCAACTACGCGCTGACCGGCACCGTCGCCGTGATCATCCTCGCGCTCGTCCTCGACGGCATCCTCGTGCTCATCGCCCGCCTCACCACCTCAAGGGGTCTCCGTGCCTGA
- a CDS encoding ABC transporter ATP-binding protein, whose translation MPDISTNTGVLSSLAAQQGGVDIVLDHITKQYPGQTAPAVEDFSMRIEPGELVMFVGPSGCGKTTTMKMINRIIEPSSGSIRINGDDVLSLDGNELRRHIGYVIQQIGLFPHFTIAENIAIVPKLLGWTKARIAARVDELLNTVQLDPGIFANRYPRQLSGGQQQRVGVARALAADPPVMLMDEPFGATDPITREKLQAEFLRLQADIGKTIIFVTHDFEEAIRMGDRIAVLSDRSRIEQFDTPARILAQPANDYVRSFIGEGAALKRLALIPVSGATVGAADAGAPAATVEESSSLRQALDLLVLTGAPRINISRDGRVVGSIDQSSISAALGGEVPARGSEEA comes from the coding sequence GTGCCTGACATCTCCACGAACACCGGCGTTCTCTCCTCTCTCGCAGCCCAGCAGGGCGGCGTCGACATCGTGCTCGACCACATCACCAAGCAGTACCCGGGGCAGACGGCCCCCGCCGTCGAGGACTTCTCGATGCGCATCGAGCCCGGCGAGCTCGTGATGTTCGTCGGACCCAGCGGCTGCGGCAAGACGACGACCATGAAGATGATCAACCGCATCATCGAGCCGAGCTCAGGATCGATCCGCATCAACGGCGACGACGTGCTCTCGCTCGACGGCAACGAGCTGCGCCGGCACATCGGCTACGTGATCCAGCAGATCGGCCTCTTCCCGCACTTCACGATCGCCGAGAACATCGCGATCGTGCCCAAGCTGCTGGGCTGGACGAAGGCGCGGATCGCGGCGCGCGTCGACGAACTGCTGAACACGGTGCAGCTCGATCCCGGTATCTTCGCGAACCGTTACCCTCGGCAGCTGTCGGGCGGTCAGCAGCAGCGCGTCGGGGTGGCTCGGGCGCTGGCCGCCGACCCTCCCGTCATGCTGATGGACGAGCCGTTCGGCGCGACCGACCCGATCACCCGGGAGAAGCTGCAGGCGGAGTTCCTCCGGCTCCAGGCCGACATCGGCAAGACCATCATCTTCGTCACGCACGACTTCGAAGAGGCGATCCGGATGGGCGACCGCATCGCGGTTCTCAGCGACCGCAGCCGGATCGAACAGTTCGACACCCCGGCGCGTATCCTCGCCCAGCCGGCGAACGATTATGTCCGTTCGTTCATCGGCGAGGGCGCCGCGCTCAAGCGGCTGGCGCTGATCCCGGTCTCGGGCGCCACGGTGGGTGCCGCAGATGCCGGCGCCCCGGCCGCCACCGTCGAGGAGAGCTCGTCGCTGCGGCAGGCACTCGATCTGCTCGTGCTCACCGGTGCTCCGCGCATCAACATCTCGCGTGATGGCAGGGTCGTCGGCTCGATCGATCAGTCATCGATCTCCGCCGCCCTCGGCGGCGAGGTGCCCGCACGCGGCTCCGAGGAGGCGTGA
- a CDS encoding ABC transporter permease — protein sequence MPSTPVVPSATTLLQTQRAPKRGMPVLLRRLMPLIVVAVVLLVTFLWISSLELDSIEQRTLNGDYIVARIREHLVLSISAAVLVAVLAIPAGIAVSRSRSRIFRSIVIGIANIGQATPAIGVVILLAIVWQTGFTTALVALVVYSFLPVLQNTITGLAQVDPNIRESARGMGMTSAQVLRRVELPLASPVILAGLRTALVFAVGVATVATFINAGGLGDMIINGLKLQRYPVLVVGAVLVAAIAVLIDWAAGVVEDIVRPKGL from the coding sequence ATGCCGAGCACCCCGGTCGTGCCCTCGGCGACCACCCTCCTGCAGACGCAGCGCGCACCGAAGCGCGGGATGCCCGTACTGCTGCGTCGCCTGATGCCCCTGATCGTCGTCGCCGTCGTGCTGCTGGTCACGTTCCTGTGGATCTCCAGCCTCGAGCTCGACTCGATCGAGCAGCGCACCCTCAACGGTGACTACATCGTCGCCCGCATCCGTGAACACCTCGTGTTGTCGATCAGCGCCGCGGTCCTCGTCGCGGTGCTCGCGATCCCCGCGGGCATCGCGGTCAGCCGCTCACGCTCCCGCATCTTCCGCTCGATCGTGATCGGGATCGCGAACATCGGTCAGGCCACTCCGGCGATCGGTGTGGTGATCCTGCTCGCGATCGTGTGGCAGACCGGTTTCACCACGGCTCTCGTGGCGCTCGTCGTCTACTCGTTCCTGCCGGTGCTCCAGAACACGATCACCGGGCTCGCCCAGGTCGATCCGAACATCCGCGAATCGGCGCGGGGCATGGGTATGACGTCGGCGCAGGTGCTGCGCCGCGTGGAGCTGCCGCTCGCCTCGCCCGTGATCCTCGCAGGGCTCCGCACCGCGCTGGTCTTCGCGGTGGGCGTCGCGACCGTCGCCACCTTCATCAACGCCGGAGGTCTCGGCGACATGATCATCAACGGTCTCAAGCTGCAGCGCTATCCCGTGCTCGTGGTCGGCGCGGTGCTGGTCGCCGCGATCGCCGTGCTCATCGACTGGGCTGCCGGTGTCGTGGAGGACATCGTGCGTCCGAAGGGCCTCTGA
- a CDS encoding glycine betaine ABC transporter substrate-binding protein — MKTRTIASASLAALAAGALLLTGCTSGSGGGAGAQGDELDGLTGEIGSKDFSEQYILAYMTAELLNAHGADVKANTKLVGSANVRQALENDQFLGYWEYTGTSWITYNGNTAPVQGADAQFDAVKKADAESGIAWLDPAPFNNTYAFAIRKSEADKLGVKTLSDVAKLPSADQTFCIESEFSTRDDGWPGLKAAYGFDAPDANVTMLDTGVIYTATQKGDDCNFGEVFQTDGRIPALDLVVMEDDKEFFPSYQGGFTLKQSTLDDYPGIADVMDELSPLLTTEVMQTLNAKVDVDGEDPEDVAIDWLEEQGLI; from the coding sequence ATGAAAACGCGTACCATCGCCTCCGCATCGCTCGCGGCACTCGCCGCCGGTGCACTTCTCCTCACCGGCTGCACCTCCGGATCCGGCGGCGGCGCCGGAGCCCAGGGCGACGAACTGGACGGTCTCACCGGCGAGATCGGCTCGAAGGACTTCTCCGAGCAGTACATCCTCGCCTACATGACCGCCGAGCTCCTCAACGCCCATGGCGCCGACGTGAAGGCGAACACCAAGCTCGTCGGTTCGGCCAATGTGCGTCAGGCGCTCGAGAACGACCAGTTCCTGGGCTACTGGGAGTACACCGGCACCTCCTGGATCACGTACAACGGGAACACCGCCCCGGTGCAGGGCGCAGACGCCCAGTTCGACGCTGTCAAGAAGGCCGACGCCGAGAGCGGCATCGCCTGGCTCGACCCTGCCCCGTTCAACAACACGTACGCGTTCGCGATCCGAAAGAGCGAGGCCGACAAGCTCGGCGTCAAGACGCTCAGCGATGTGGCGAAGCTGCCCAGTGCCGACCAGACGTTCTGCATCGAGAGCGAGTTCTCGACCCGCGACGACGGCTGGCCGGGGCTCAAGGCCGCGTACGGCTTCGACGCCCCCGACGCCAACGTCACGATGCTCGACACGGGTGTCATCTACACCGCGACGCAGAAGGGCGACGACTGCAACTTCGGCGAGGTGTTCCAGACCGACGGCCGCATCCCCGCGCTCGACCTGGTCGTGATGGAAGACGACAAGGAGTTCTTCCCCAGCTACCAGGGCGGCTTCACGCTCAAGCAGAGCACGCTGGACGACTACCCCGGGATCGCCGACGTCATGGACGAGCTGAGCCCGCTGCTGACCACCGAGGTCATGCAGACGCTCAACGCCAAGGTCGACGTCGACGGCGAAGACCCCGAAGACGTGGCGATCGACTGGCTCGAGGAGCAGGGACTCATCTGA
- the fae gene encoding formaldehyde-activating enzyme codes for MTSALQLGESFVGDGVNAAHINTVLGDREGPAGTAWATALAGPSQGHVPFVAVLRPSLPVKPMTLFVTKAAPANDEHGLLIWGPAQAGVAAGVADAVADGVIPLDATDTHALIAAVWVNPGADDAETVYRNNREATRTALANGAASLPLIDDVLAARHQPTNPFFTPQTTPLSTPKDAHDQ; via the coding sequence ATGACCTCCGCCCTCCAGCTCGGCGAGAGCTTCGTCGGTGACGGCGTGAACGCAGCGCACATCAACACGGTGCTCGGCGACCGCGAGGGTCCGGCGGGGACGGCGTGGGCCACGGCCCTCGCCGGCCCCAGCCAGGGGCACGTACCCTTCGTCGCGGTGCTGCGTCCCTCGCTCCCGGTCAAGCCGATGACGCTGTTCGTCACGAAGGCCGCCCCCGCGAACGATGAGCACGGGCTCCTGATCTGGGGCCCCGCACAGGCGGGTGTCGCAGCAGGCGTCGCGGATGCCGTGGCCGACGGGGTGATCCCGCTCGACGCCACCGACACGCACGCGCTCATCGCGGCGGTCTGGGTCAACCCGGGCGCCGACGACGCAGAGACCGTCTACCGCAACAATCGCGAGGCCACCCGCACCGCGCTCGCGAACGGTGCCGCCTCGCTTCCGCTCATCGATGACGTGCTGGCCGCACGCCATCAGCCCACCAACCCCTTCTTCACTCCGCAGACCACTCCGCTCTCCACCCCGAAGGACGCGCACGACCAATGA
- a CDS encoding NAD(P)-dependent oxidoreductase: MSYPTPPLDGALPTVGFIGLGNMGSGMTRNLQAAGFPLVVTDLRRESAEELLAGGARWAATPREVAAASDVVITMLPTPKHVADVASGADGLVAGLPDGGTWIDMSTSVPDVLDGVRAAQAGRGLHLLDAPVSGMSVGAANGMLQIFIGGEAEDVARLRPVFEAMGDPERILHVGGHGAGYAVKLMINQLWFSHLVATAEVLSVGVAAGVDLGVLRDALVASPANSTFVSRDVLSILDHGDYDEGFAIALACKDLGLSVDLARSVGIPVELSSLVEQIFRRARAKYGDRAGEMTPVQLYEELLGRELRREVAA, from the coding sequence ATGAGTTACCCCACCCCTCCGCTCGACGGCGCTCTGCCCACCGTCGGCTTCATCGGACTCGGCAACATGGGATCGGGCATGACCCGCAACCTGCAGGCCGCTGGATTCCCGCTGGTGGTGACCGACCTGCGCCGCGAGTCGGCCGAAGAGCTTCTCGCCGGCGGTGCCCGCTGGGCCGCCACGCCTCGTGAGGTCGCGGCCGCAAGCGACGTGGTGATCACGATGCTCCCGACACCGAAGCACGTGGCCGACGTCGCGAGTGGCGCTGACGGCCTGGTGGCGGGGTTGCCCGACGGCGGCACCTGGATCGACATGTCGACCTCCGTACCCGACGTCCTCGACGGCGTCCGCGCCGCGCAGGCCGGGCGCGGACTGCACCTGCTCGACGCGCCCGTCAGCGGAATGTCGGTGGGTGCCGCGAACGGCATGCTGCAGATCTTCATCGGCGGCGAGGCCGAGGATGTCGCTCGGCTGCGACCGGTGTTCGAGGCGATGGGCGATCCCGAGCGGATCCTCCACGTGGGCGGGCACGGGGCCGGCTACGCGGTCAAGCTCATGATCAACCAGCTGTGGTTCTCACACCTCGTCGCGACGGCCGAGGTGCTCTCGGTCGGCGTCGCCGCCGGTGTCGATCTCGGCGTGCTCCGCGATGCTCTCGTGGCGAGCCCGGCGAACAGCACGTTCGTCTCCCGCGACGTGCTCTCGATCCTCGACCACGGCGACTACGACGAGGGGTTCGCGATCGCGTTGGCCTGCAAGGACCTCGGGCTCTCGGTCGATCTGGCGCGCTCGGTCGGGATTCCGGTGGAGCTGTCCTCGCTCGTCGAGCAGATCTTCCGCCGCGCTCGGGCGAAGTACGGCGACCGCGCCGGCGAGATGACGCCCGTCCAGCTGTACGAGGAGCTCCTCGGACGCGAGCTGCGTCGGGAGGTCGCGGCATGA
- a CDS encoding NAD-dependent succinate-semialdehyde dehydrogenase: protein MTAARQAELLASVPTGLLIGGEWRASHSGATFPVHDPATGEVLLQVADATPEDGMAALDAAAAAQASWAATAPRERGEILRRAFELLTARAEDFALVMTLEMGKPLAESRAEVGYGAEFLRWFSEEAPRISGRFATAPDGRNRLLVAKRPVGPSLLITPWNFPLAMATRKIAPALAAGCTSVLKPAALTPLTALLFAEVLREAGVPDGVVNVIPTSRAGAVTGPLITDPRLRKLSFTGSTEVGRRLIADAAHQVLRVSMELGGNAPFLVFDDADVDAAVEGALLAKLRNGGEACVAANRFLVHESVAEEFTAKLVERMGGYVNAPGTDPASTLGPLVDDATRGKVAELVEGAVEDGARIALGGRVPSGAGYFYPATVLVDVPADARILQQEIFGPVAPITTFRDEDEAVRLANASEYGLVCFAYTRDLNRAFRLAERLETGMFGLNTGLVSNPAAPFGGVKQSGIGREGGFEGIDEYLETTYIGISDPFA, encoded by the coding sequence ATGACCGCCGCACGGCAGGCGGAGCTGCTCGCCTCGGTGCCGACCGGACTGCTGATCGGCGGGGAATGGCGGGCATCGCACTCCGGCGCGACGTTCCCGGTGCACGATCCGGCCACCGGAGAGGTGCTCCTGCAGGTCGCCGATGCGACGCCCGAGGACGGGATGGCCGCCCTCGACGCCGCCGCCGCAGCCCAGGCGTCGTGGGCGGCGACCGCACCGCGGGAACGCGGGGAGATCCTGCGCCGCGCCTTCGAGCTCCTGACCGCGCGCGCCGAGGACTTCGCGCTCGTGATGACCCTCGAGATGGGCAAGCCCCTCGCCGAGTCCCGCGCCGAAGTCGGCTACGGCGCCGAGTTCCTCCGCTGGTTCTCCGAAGAGGCACCGCGCATCTCGGGGCGTTTCGCCACCGCACCCGACGGGCGCAACCGGCTTCTCGTCGCCAAGCGGCCGGTGGGCCCGAGCCTGCTGATCACCCCCTGGAACTTCCCCCTCGCGATGGCCACCCGCAAGATCGCGCCGGCGCTCGCGGCGGGGTGCACCTCCGTGCTCAAGCCCGCCGCACTGACACCGCTCACCGCACTGCTCTTCGCCGAGGTGCTGCGTGAGGCCGGCGTGCCGGACGGTGTCGTCAACGTCATCCCGACCAGTCGCGCCGGCGCCGTCACCGGACCGCTCATCACCGATCCGCGACTGCGCAAGCTGTCGTTCACCGGGTCGACCGAGGTCGGACGCCGATTGATCGCGGATGCCGCGCACCAGGTGCTCCGGGTGTCGATGGAGCTCGGCGGCAACGCCCCGTTCCTCGTCTTCGACGACGCCGATGTCGATGCTGCGGTGGAAGGCGCACTGCTCGCGAAGCTCCGCAACGGCGGGGAGGCCTGTGTCGCGGCCAACCGGTTCCTCGTGCACGAGAGCGTGGCCGAGGAGTTCACCGCGAAGCTGGTCGAGCGCATGGGCGGCTACGTCAACGCGCCCGGGACCGATCCGGCATCCACGCTCGGTCCGCTGGTCGACGACGCGACCCGCGGGAAGGTCGCCGAGCTCGTGGAAGGAGCCGTGGAGGACGGGGCGCGCATCGCACTGGGCGGACGGGTGCCGTCCGGCGCCGGATACTTCTATCCCGCCACGGTGCTGGTCGATGTCCCCGCCGACGCCCGCATCCTCCAGCAGGAGATCTTCGGACCCGTCGCGCCGATCACCACGTTCCGCGATGAGGACGAAGCGGTGCGGCTCGCCAATGCGAGCGAGTACGGTCTCGTCTGCTTCGCGTATACGCGCGATCTGAACCGTGCGTTCCGTCTCGCGGAGCGTCTGGAGACCGGCATGTTCGGCCTGAACACCGGTCTCGTCTCGAACCCGGCTGCGCCGTTCGGCGGCGTGAAGCAGTCCGGCATCGGCCGCGAAGGAGGTTTCGAGGGGATCGATGAATACCTCGAGACCACCTACATCGGCATCTCCGATCCCTTCGCCTGA
- a CDS encoding SDR family oxidoreductase has product MHITDFSLDHFSLNGSAAIVTGGNTGLGQAFTLALAKAGADVFVPTLFDDGGETAALVRAEGRRYEERTIDITTPGASAEAVEACITSLGAVDILVNSAGISRIADVTEFGRAEWDPMVAVNLTAAFDMAHEAALRMIPQGSGKIINIASLFSFLGGLGSPAYAATKHGIVGLTRAYADELGGHGIQVNAIAPGYFTTRITEESRADPTVAARIIDHTPAGRWGDVADLMGATVFLASRASDFVNGHVLTVDGGYLVR; this is encoded by the coding sequence TTGCACATCACCGATTTCTCCCTGGATCACTTCTCCCTGAACGGGAGTGCAGCGATCGTCACGGGCGGGAACACCGGACTCGGTCAGGCGTTCACGTTGGCCCTCGCGAAAGCGGGAGCCGACGTGTTCGTGCCGACCCTGTTCGACGACGGCGGAGAGACCGCCGCGCTCGTGAGGGCGGAAGGTCGTCGCTACGAGGAGCGCACGATCGACATCACCACCCCCGGCGCATCCGCCGAGGCGGTCGAGGCCTGCATCACGAGCCTCGGCGCCGTCGACATCCTCGTGAACTCCGCCGGTATCAGCCGCATCGCCGATGTGACCGAATTCGGGCGCGCCGAGTGGGATCCGATGGTCGCGGTGAACCTCACCGCGGCGTTCGACATGGCCCACGAGGCCGCCCTGCGGATGATCCCGCAGGGCTCCGGGAAGATCATCAACATCGCCTCCCTCTTCTCGTTCCTCGGCGGCCTCGGGTCCCCCGCCTACGCGGCGACGAAGCACGGGATCGTCGGTCTGACCCGCGCCTACGCCGACGAGCTCGGCGGACACGGCATCCAGGTCAACGCCATCGCGCCCGGATACTTCACCACCCGGATCACCGAGGAGTCGCGCGCCGACCCGACCGTGGCCGCCCGCATCATCGACCACACCCCGGCCGGGCGATGGGGTGACGTCGCCGACCTCATGGGGGCGACGGTATTCCTCGCCAGCCGCGCATCCGACTTCGTCAACGGGCACGTGCTGACCGTCGACGGCGGCTATCTCGTGCGCTGA